A genome region from Hymenobacter tibetensis includes the following:
- a CDS encoding TonB-dependent receptor, which produces MNTKATFHSLLFAFLLSPLGAWAQQQPLSGRVQNEAGQALPGVTVFLKGTYIGGSTDENGRFELREGKPSNAPLVLVVSLVGYESQEIPLTSFSAATPVVLKPSTLLDQVVVAASRVEETIGQVPVTVEKLDQRQVQQLTTPDLVAGLGRFKSIDISSSSMLTTSFSTRGFNSSRADRVIQLADYVDTAAPSLSTNFGNLLGIPVLDVASVEIVHGPASALYGANAFNGVLLTNSRDPFRDPGLSVRLRAGNRHMLDGQLRYAVKLGERVAFKVAGGYIQAHDFTANNQDATSQLIEPANNPVGSNLGYDAVSRYGDIGNTFTATGGALAGKTVFLPGYSEADLIGGDNKTYSLKVAPSLSVLLTDRVKATVGYKYNITSSTYQAGARYRFENSGVQQAKVLVEGRNWFVRAFTTRDFSGGRDSKTDGSYNLGFLGAFLQTQLAPGFNVPIGGGNTRPGSYAERYFGTYATVYNQAFAANGGNAAAAALTARTAANANAPLLQPGTPEFAAARDRIIHNPTPGVGARLVIRSLLNDGSAQYNFKSDVVDVVVGGSYRQYLLGSDGSLFQDSREGGRIRNYEYGAYVRASKGLVNERLQLAAAARVDRFKNFGTAFSPRVSAVYSAGPEKQHNLRASFSRALRAPAQDNQYIRLDVGRAILLGNVENGYRGYTTALAPQLPGILAPTRAADLATYEYQADPLKLEEVNSAEVGYRAQLTPQLFLDVDYFFSVYDNFIATQNSIGNVDGTRPTPQQIAAAAPSRFQSPANPTRVIQIAANVDQQVRTNGAGLTLNYTFATGLVLSGNYSYNELLTTKFKPGTQSFFNTPKHKFNLGASGQLLERKLSYTLNYRWVDRFLYESTFATGTLPRAQVVDAQLGYSVPSLRTTFQAGGTNLFNSTNYQVYGSPSFGRLVYVGLLFEVK; this is translated from the coding sequence ATGAACACAAAAGCTACGTTTCACTCGCTGCTGTTCGCTTTTTTACTGTCGCCGTTGGGCGCTTGGGCACAGCAGCAACCTCTGAGCGGCCGGGTGCAGAACGAAGCCGGGCAAGCATTACCCGGGGTGACAGTCTTCTTGAAGGGCACCTACATCGGGGGCAGCACGGATGAAAATGGTCGTTTTGAACTCCGGGAAGGCAAACCCAGCAACGCTCCGTTGGTGCTGGTGGTGTCGCTGGTGGGCTACGAAAGCCAAGAAATCCCTCTGACCTCGTTTAGCGCGGCTACCCCGGTGGTACTGAAGCCCAGCACCCTGCTCGACCAAGTGGTAGTGGCCGCGTCGCGCGTGGAGGAGACGATTGGGCAGGTCCCAGTGACAGTGGAAAAGCTCGATCAGCGGCAGGTGCAGCAACTCACCACCCCCGATTTGGTGGCAGGCCTGGGGCGGTTCAAATCCATCGACATCAGCAGTTCCAGCATGCTGACCACCAGCTTCAGCACCCGGGGCTTCAATTCCTCACGGGCCGACCGGGTCATTCAGCTGGCCGACTACGTGGACACGGCCGCGCCCAGCCTGAGCACCAACTTCGGCAACCTGCTGGGCATTCCAGTGCTGGACGTGGCCAGCGTGGAAATCGTGCACGGACCGGCCTCGGCACTCTACGGCGCCAATGCCTTCAACGGGGTGCTGCTCACCAACTCCCGCGACCCTTTCCGCGACCCAGGGTTGAGCGTGCGGCTGCGGGCCGGCAACCGCCATATGCTCGATGGCCAGCTGCGCTACGCCGTGAAGCTGGGCGAGCGGGTGGCCTTTAAAGTGGCGGGTGGCTACATTCAGGCTCATGACTTTACGGCTAATAACCAGGATGCTACGTCCCAGTTGATTGAACCCGCCAACAACCCGGTCGGCTCCAACCTAGGCTACGACGCCGTGAGCCGCTACGGCGACATTGGCAACACGTTCACGGCTACCGGCGGGGCTTTGGCTGGTAAAACGGTGTTTCTGCCTGGCTACTCCGAGGCCGACCTGATTGGCGGCGACAACAAAACCTACTCGCTGAAAGTGGCCCCTAGTTTATCGGTGCTGCTCACCGACCGGGTGAAAGCCACGGTGGGCTACAAGTACAACATCACCAGTAGCACCTACCAGGCCGGGGCGCGGTACCGCTTCGAAAACAGCGGCGTGCAGCAAGCCAAAGTGCTGGTGGAAGGTCGCAACTGGTTTGTTCGCGCCTTTACCACCCGCGACTTTTCCGGTGGGCGGGACTCCAAAACCGATGGTTCCTACAACTTAGGCTTCTTAGGGGCTTTCCTGCAAACCCAGTTGGCTCCGGGCTTCAACGTGCCTATTGGCGGGGGCAATACTCGCCCCGGTAGCTATGCGGAACGCTACTTCGGCACCTACGCCACAGTATATAATCAGGCCTTCGCTGCCAACGGAGGCAATGCTGCCGCTGCCGCTCTAACGGCTCGCACCGCGGCCAACGCTAATGCGCCGCTGCTGCAACCCGGCACGCCGGAATTTGCGGCGGCCCGCGACCGAATCATCCACAATCCCACGCCGGGTGTGGGGGCGCGGCTTGTTATCCGCTCGTTGCTGAACGACGGCAGCGCACAGTACAACTTCAAATCCGACGTGGTGGACGTGGTGGTAGGTGGGTCCTACCGGCAGTACTTGCTAGGCTCGGATGGCAGCTTGTTTCAGGACTCGCGGGAGGGAGGGCGAATCAGGAATTACGAGTACGGGGCCTACGTGCGGGCCAGCAAAGGCTTGGTGAACGAGCGGCTGCAACTGGCTGCCGCGGCCCGTGTCGACCGGTTCAAGAACTTCGGCACGGCTTTCTCGCCGCGCGTGTCGGCGGTGTACTCGGCAGGGCCGGAAAAGCAGCATAACCTGCGCGCCAGCTTCAGCCGCGCCCTGCGGGCTCCCGCGCAAGACAACCAGTACATCCGCCTCGATGTGGGGCGAGCCATCCTGCTGGGCAACGTCGAGAACGGATATAGAGGCTATACGACGGCGCTGGCTCCCCAACTGCCCGGGATTCTGGCCCCCACCCGGGCCGCCGACCTAGCCACCTACGAGTACCAAGCCGACCCCTTGAAGCTCGAAGAAGTGAACAGCGCCGAAGTGGGCTACCGCGCCCAGCTCACGCCGCAACTGTTTCTGGACGTGGATTACTTCTTCAGCGTCTACGACAACTTTATTGCCACCCAGAACTCCATTGGCAACGTGGACGGCACCCGGCCAACTCCTCAGCAGATTGCTGCCGCAGCACCCAGCCGCTTTCAGAGCCCTGCCAACCCTACCCGGGTCATCCAGATTGCCGCCAACGTCGACCAGCAGGTGCGCACCAACGGGGCCGGCCTAACGTTGAATTACACCTTCGCGACGGGCTTGGTTTTAAGCGGCAACTACAGTTACAACGAACTGCTGACCACCAAGTTTAAGCCGGGTACGCAGTCGTTTTTCAACACGCCCAAGCACAAGTTCAACCTCGGAGCCAGCGGCCAACTGCTAGAGCGCAAGCTAAGCTACACGCTCAACTACCGCTGGGTGGACCGCTTCCTCTATGAATCCACTTTCGCCACCGGCACGCTGCCCCGGGCGCAAGTAGTGGATGCGCAGTTGGGCTACTCGGTGCCTAGCTTGCGCACTACTTTTCAGGCCGGCGGCACCAACCTGTTCAACTCCACCAATTACCAGGTATACGGCTCCCCAAGCTTCGGCCGGCTGGTGTATGTGGGCCTACTGTTCGAGGTGAAATAA
- a CDS encoding helix-turn-helix transcriptional regulator, with protein MKTEPSPTLNQPGILYSEYANRYVDADQCVAVHGLTYLLAGSLRVTEVGQSRVFEAGSLLFTRKNFLAKFTKQPAADGPFRAITVAFDTLTLLAASQAYGKRSEPLPASSPAITVLNTTPPLQQLGESLQPYFAQSLPASLAHVKQQEALALLLQAHPALQPVLFHFAPPGKIDLETFMRQHFRFNVGLPQLAYLTGRSLASFKRDFHRIFRTSPARWVYQQRLAEAHYLLQQEHKRPSEVYQEVGFESLAHFSYAFKRLFGCPPSSVYAPGLAG; from the coding sequence ATGAAAACGGAACCCTCCCCTACCCTTAATCAGCCAGGCATACTCTACTCAGAGTACGCAAACCGCTACGTGGACGCGGACCAATGTGTGGCCGTGCATGGCCTAACCTATCTGCTGGCGGGGAGCCTGCGGGTCACGGAAGTCGGACAAAGTCGTGTATTCGAGGCGGGCAGTTTGCTGTTCACTCGCAAAAACTTCCTAGCCAAATTCACCAAGCAGCCGGCCGCAGATGGGCCTTTTCGAGCCATTACAGTGGCATTTGATACTCTTACTCTGCTCGCAGCCAGTCAAGCATACGGCAAACGTAGCGAGCCACTCCCTGCGAGTAGTCCGGCCATTACGGTTCTAAACACAACCCCGCCGCTCCAGCAACTCGGCGAGTCTCTCCAACCTTATTTCGCCCAGTCCTTGCCCGCGTCCCTGGCTCACGTGAAGCAACAGGAAGCCTTAGCATTGCTCCTGCAGGCCCACCCGGCCCTGCAACCGGTACTGTTCCATTTCGCGCCGCCCGGTAAAATCGACCTGGAAACCTTTATGCGGCAGCACTTCCGCTTCAATGTTGGCCTGCCACAGCTGGCGTACCTCACGGGGCGGAGCCTGGCCAGCTTCAAACGGGATTTTCACCGGATTTTTCGCACCTCGCCCGCCCGCTGGGTTTACCAACAGCGACTGGCCGAAGCCCATTACTTGCTGCAACAAGAACACAAGCGTCCTTCGGAGGTGTACCAGGAAGTGGGCTTTGAGAGCTTGGCGCACTTCTCCTATGCCTTCAAGCGGCTGTTTGGTTGCCCGCCTTCCAGCGTGTATGCGCCCGGTCTGGCCGGTTAG
- a CDS encoding helix-turn-helix domain-containing protein, whose translation MNPATSQSLFFQHLKSHVPPHKALVEEVAELLGISTDSAYRRIRGEKPLDLGELQQLAAHYKVSLDQLLNLQSDAVLFTGKPVASSPVTLESWLTHMLGQLQLMNSFGKRHLYYLLKDIPPFYHFQIPELAEFKMFFWMKSILHYDSLKGVRFRFGDPQYDAGHALCQRIVALYHEMPTTEIWNAESVNSTLRQIEFYHEAGAFASADDARLLYEKLAELLESIEYQAEIGVKCILKQPNSNRLPYRLFVNELILGDNTLLVELNDIRLTYLNHSVLHFLGTRDEGFNDFMFANMDNLMKKSTLVSGVGEKERNQFFNAIRQNIQQRAKTL comes from the coding sequence ATGAACCCCGCTACCAGCCAGAGCCTGTTTTTTCAGCATCTTAAAAGCCACGTGCCACCCCACAAAGCCTTGGTGGAAGAGGTAGCCGAGCTACTCGGAATCAGCACGGACAGCGCCTACCGCCGCATTCGAGGCGAAAAGCCCCTCGACTTAGGCGAGCTTCAGCAGTTGGCCGCCCACTACAAGGTGTCCCTCGATCAACTGCTGAACCTGCAAAGCGATGCGGTATTATTCACGGGCAAGCCTGTAGCATCTAGTCCGGTTACGCTGGAAAGCTGGCTAACTCACATGCTGGGCCAATTGCAGCTTATGAATAGTTTCGGCAAGCGGCACTTGTACTACCTGCTCAAAGACATTCCCCCGTTCTATCACTTCCAGATTCCCGAGTTGGCCGAGTTCAAGATGTTCTTTTGGATGAAGTCCATCCTGCATTACGACAGCCTAAAGGGCGTCCGGTTTCGTTTCGGCGATCCGCAGTACGATGCTGGCCACGCCCTATGCCAACGTATTGTAGCCTTGTACCACGAAATGCCCACCACGGAAATCTGGAATGCAGAAAGTGTAAACAGCACGCTGCGCCAGATCGAGTTTTACCACGAAGCCGGCGCTTTTGCCTCGGCAGATGATGCGCGCCTACTCTATGAAAAATTGGCCGAGCTGCTTGAGTCCATCGAATACCAGGCGGAAATTGGCGTAAAGTGCATCTTGAAGCAGCCTAACAGCAACCGCTTGCCCTACCGCTTATTCGTAAACGAGCTCATTCTAGGGGACAACACCTTGCTGGTGGAGCTGAATGACATCCGATTAACGTACCTCAACCACAGTGTACTACATTTTCTGGGCACTCGGGATGAAGGGTTCAACGACTTCATGTTTGCTAACATGGACAATCTGATGAAGAAGTCCACTCTCGTCAGTGGCGTAGGAGAAAAGGAACGCAATCAGTTTTTCAATGCGATACGCCAGAACATTCAGCAACGAGCAAAAACCCTATAA
- a CDS encoding MBL fold metallo-hydrolase, producing MGNRLLVSLLTTATVAHLGMVTGCAPSAARRAVYAHSSYYAHGRFVNQQPTSSLSAGNPFSVLWHFLTTKVPDREPTAPLPVVPLDIASLTDRRPELVRVTWLGHSSSLVEIAGYKLLLDPVLGFTIGPVAWVSPQRYTRTVPATAAQLPFIDAVLISHDHFDHLDRATIELLRDKVGHFYVPLGVGSHLVRWGVAVGRITELNWGEEARLSGLTLVCTPTHHGSGRGGRRDATLWGSWVMQAATCRLFFSGDGGYGPHFKTIGDAYGPFDLALMECGQYSPQWAPMHMLPEQTVQAALDLRTRRMLPVHWAAFSESLHPWTEPVERALAEAARRGLPLTTPRLGEPVLITDSTRWPTAAWWRLVRPQ from the coding sequence ATGGGTAATCGATTGCTAGTTTCGCTGCTAACTACGGCGACGGTCGCCCACTTGGGTATGGTGACCGGCTGCGCTCCTTCGGCGGCTCGGCGGGCCGTGTACGCCCACTCAAGTTATTACGCGCACGGTCGATTTGTCAACCAACAGCCTACCTCTTCACTCTCGGCCGGCAACCCCTTCTCCGTGCTCTGGCACTTTCTTACGACCAAAGTCCCGGACCGCGAACCCACCGCCCCGCTGCCCGTTGTGCCGCTGGACATCGCCTCGCTGACGGACCGCCGGCCGGAGCTGGTGCGCGTGACGTGGCTGGGCCATTCCTCAAGCCTAGTGGAAATTGCTGGCTACAAGCTCCTGCTCGACCCCGTGCTGGGTTTCACGATCGGCCCCGTCGCCTGGGTATCGCCGCAGCGCTACACCCGCACGGTACCGGCCACGGCCGCGCAATTGCCTTTTATCGATGCCGTCCTGATTTCGCACGACCACTTCGATCACCTGGACCGCGCAACCATTGAGTTGCTGCGCGACAAAGTGGGGCACTTTTACGTGCCCCTGGGCGTGGGGTCCCATTTAGTTAGGTGGGGCGTGGCGGTTGGACGCATCACCGAGCTAAACTGGGGGGAAGAAGCCCGATTGTCCGGCCTGACGCTGGTCTGCACACCTACGCACCATGGCTCCGGACGGGGCGGGCGCCGCGACGCAACCTTGTGGGGCTCCTGGGTTATGCAGGCCGCGACCTGCCGCCTCTTTTTCAGCGGCGACGGGGGCTACGGCCCCCATTTCAAAACCATTGGGGACGCCTACGGGCCGTTTGATTTGGCCTTGATGGAATGCGGGCAGTATAGCCCGCAGTGGGCGCCGATGCACATGCTGCCCGAACAAACCGTGCAAGCGGCTCTGGACTTGCGGACCCGCCGGATGCTGCCCGTGCACTGGGCGGCCTTTTCGGAGTCGTTGCATCCTTGGACCGAGCCCGTGGAGCGGGCGCTGGCAGAAGCCGCCCGGCGGGGTCTGCCTCTGACCACCCCCCGTCTGGGCGAACCCGTGCTTATTACCGATTCCACGCGGTGGCCCACCGCCGCCTGGTGGCGGTTGGTGAGGCCTCAGTGA
- a CDS encoding SDR family oxidoreductase, with amino-acid sequence MELKNNTVLITGGTSGFGLEFTKRFLELGNTVLITGRNPAKLAETKKLFPQVHTFQSDISKPEDIQALYQQVLERFPDLNILINNAGEMRKLVLHDEHDLLDITREIEINLMGPIRIIQQFLPHLKKKSAAAILNVTSGIALMAFPIAPVYGATKSGLRSYTQSLRVQLKNTSIKVFELVAPGSPTPLNDKFKELDGFSSSGMLAPEKIVAAAIKAMQQDKWEIYPGLLRAIRFVIRLAPQFVLAQASKIGASAMQGK; translated from the coding sequence ATGGAATTGAAGAACAACACCGTCCTGATTACGGGCGGGACAAGCGGGTTTGGGCTGGAATTCACCAAACGCTTCCTGGAGTTAGGGAATACCGTACTTATCACGGGCCGCAATCCGGCGAAACTAGCCGAAACCAAAAAGCTGTTTCCGCAAGTCCACACCTTTCAAAGTGATATCAGCAAGCCCGAAGATATCCAGGCCTTGTATCAGCAAGTGCTGGAGAGATTTCCTGACCTGAATATCCTCATCAACAACGCCGGTGAGATGCGCAAGCTTGTTCTCCACGACGAGCATGATCTGCTGGATATCACCCGGGAGATAGAAATTAACCTAATGGGACCGATCCGGATAATCCAACAGTTTCTACCCCACCTGAAAAAGAAAAGTGCCGCCGCCATTCTCAATGTCACGTCCGGCATTGCCCTGATGGCCTTTCCCATCGCGCCCGTGTACGGCGCCACGAAATCCGGGCTGCGTTCCTATACCCAATCGTTACGGGTGCAACTGAAGAACACCAGTATCAAGGTGTTTGAATTGGTAGCGCCTGGCTCCCCCACCCCCTTGAACGATAAGTTCAAGGAGCTAGATGGCTTTAGTTCGAGCGGTATGCTGGCGCCTGAAAAAATAGTGGCAGCCGCCATCAAAGCCATGCAGCAAGACAAATGGGAGATTTATCCTGGCCTGCTGCGGGCCATTCGCTTTGTTATCCGGCTGGCCCCGCAATTTGTGCTGGCGCAAGCCAGTAAAATCGGTGCTTCCGCCATGCAAGGCAAATAA
- a CDS encoding putative sensor domain DACNV-containing protein, translated as MSSPLHYYPADLAVALRQHWAPDAPPLPTAAVLTAFLSTLYQASMLAEEGRPVVCHLVLATPAELEAQAVTLTDFHLLRFAEPRAYSEQELRRLSPAVQQASSLLAVAPTADGNLHLWGMLFSEHEWDQFVDQPRQSTAVPPRALLVQVNGPGNLVFYDGAHRVLTLQRGRIDGHGFLSFPLTWIEGRIVISQQLAGQDLSPEKRELFRHLILLLQRRILTRVRASGHGALIVMVPADRIAPLTAPGGVLCPKYPVLPGGGTSSRFAALAQAVIRRLAALGEVSWAHYQRTHDDELLVLAAEIEHLADYLAGLTAVDGALVLTQFMDLVGFGVEIQATQVSLEQVYRALDLEAQARQPLAVDHGGTRHRAAYRLCLAAPDCLAIVVSQDGGVQFVGEQAGQVVVWDQLTY; from the coding sequence ATGTCTAGCCCCCTACACTATTATCCCGCTGATCTGGCGGTGGCTCTGCGACAGCACTGGGCTCCCGACGCCCCCCCGCTACCCACTGCAGCGGTGCTTACTGCCTTTCTCTCCACGCTCTACCAAGCTAGTATGTTGGCCGAGGAAGGCCGCCCCGTTGTATGTCACTTGGTGCTGGCGACCCCGGCCGAGCTGGAAGCCCAGGCCGTAACGCTCACCGATTTTCACTTGCTGCGCTTTGCCGAGCCCCGCGCCTACTCCGAGCAGGAGTTGCGCCGGCTCAGTCCCGCCGTGCAGCAGGCCAGCAGTTTACTGGCCGTGGCCCCCACCGCAGACGGTAATTTGCACCTTTGGGGGATGCTTTTCAGCGAACATGAGTGGGACCAGTTCGTAGACCAACCCCGCCAGAGTACGGCGGTGCCGCCGCGCGCGCTGCTGGTACAGGTAAATGGGCCAGGAAACCTCGTTTTCTATGACGGGGCGCACCGCGTCCTCACCTTACAGCGGGGCCGGATTGATGGGCACGGCTTTTTGTCCTTTCCCCTGACCTGGATCGAAGGGCGCATTGTGATAAGTCAGCAGCTGGCCGGCCAGGACCTGTCGCCGGAGAAGCGGGAGCTGTTTCGCCATCTTATCTTGCTGCTCCAGCGGCGGATACTGACCCGCGTCCGGGCCAGCGGCCATGGCGCGCTCATCGTGATGGTGCCCGCCGACCGCATTGCCCCCCTGACGGCCCCCGGCGGGGTCTTGTGCCCTAAGTACCCGGTGCTGCCCGGTGGAGGAACGAGCTCGCGCTTTGCGGCGCTAGCCCAAGCCGTGATTCGCCGCTTGGCCGCGCTCGGGGAAGTGAGTTGGGCGCACTATCAGCGGACTCACGATGACGAACTGCTGGTCCTCGCTGCCGAAATCGAGCACTTGGCCGACTATTTGGCTGGGCTTACCGCCGTTGATGGGGCCTTGGTGCTCACCCAATTCATGGATCTGGTAGGTTTCGGGGTTGAAATACAAGCCACGCAGGTTTCGCTGGAACAAGTCTACCGGGCTCTCGACCTGGAGGCCCAAGCGCGTCAGCCCTTGGCCGTTGACCACGGGGGCACCCGCCACCGCGCCGCCTACCGTCTCTGCCTGGCCGCGCCTGACTGTTTGGCCATCGTCGTTTCGCAGGACGGCGGGGTGCAGTTTGTGGGAGAGCAGGCCGGGCAGGTGGTCGTCTGGGACCAGCTTACCTACTAA
- a CDS encoding helix-turn-helix domain-containing protein: MTSNKPLRIKTITEGHRILGLPKPEHPLISVVEYAALQTPAADTTHTGALFDFYFISLKKGFRNKFYYGQQQYDFDDGMMYFVGPNQLVRGAGPSPEDDLSGWILLVHPDLLWGTPLAKTIKKYEYFDYSVNEALFLSNKEELIINNIIANIKTEYHANIDKFSESILVSHFETLLNYSKRFYQRQFITRKRSNHQILDRLEKLLADYFTSDDLAVKGLPSVHYISSELHVSPTYLRGLLKVLTGQNTQQYIHDKLIEKAKEKLSTTALSVSEIAYELGFEHPQSFSKLFKTKTSVSPLEFRQSFN; this comes from the coding sequence ATGACCAGCAATAAACCCCTACGAATAAAAACAATTACGGAAGGCCATCGAATTTTGGGCTTGCCCAAACCTGAACATCCCTTGATCAGTGTGGTAGAGTATGCCGCGCTGCAAACCCCCGCCGCCGACACGACGCATACTGGAGCGCTGTTCGATTTTTATTTTATTTCCCTTAAAAAAGGATTTCGCAATAAATTTTACTACGGACAACAGCAGTATGACTTTGATGACGGGATGATGTATTTCGTGGGTCCCAATCAATTAGTCAGAGGCGCTGGCCCAAGCCCAGAGGATGACCTTTCCGGCTGGATTCTGTTGGTTCACCCGGATTTGCTGTGGGGCACACCCCTGGCGAAAACAATCAAAAAATACGAATACTTCGATTACTCGGTGAACGAAGCCTTATTTCTTTCAAATAAGGAAGAACTCATCATTAACAACATAATCGCCAATATTAAAACTGAATACCACGCGAACATCGATAAATTCAGCGAAAGTATTCTTGTTTCTCATTTTGAAACGTTGTTGAATTATTCGAAACGTTTTTATCAGCGCCAATTTATCACGCGTAAAAGGAGTAATCACCAAATTCTGGATCGGCTAGAAAAGTTGCTGGCAGATTATTTTACTAGTGATGATTTAGCGGTCAAAGGGCTGCCGAGCGTACACTATATTTCCAGTGAGCTCCATGTTTCGCCTACTTATTTACGCGGGCTGCTGAAGGTTTTAACAGGGCAGAATACGCAACAGTATATTCACGATAAACTGATTGAGAAGGCGAAAGAAAAATTATCAACCACCGCTTTGTCTGTCAGCGAAATTGCCTACGAATTAGGATTTGAACATCCCCAGTCATTTAGCAAACTGTTCAAGACAAAAACCAGCGTTTCGCCTTTGGAATTCCGGCAATCATTTAACTGA
- a CDS encoding SDR family oxidoreductase yields MPTIFITGASSGLGKATAKLFAARGWRVMATMRHPEYETELGQVPGVHLLPLDVTDPTQIEQTVQRAIALHPVDVVFNNAGYGLIGALEAVSDEQITQLLTTNLLGVIRVTKAFLPHLRAKRSGLILSTTSMGGFLTFPLYSIYHAAKWAVEGWSESMSFELALHNIRIKTISPGGTATDFTGRSLQVAEHEAYSGLFQQLLAGQEGVQFAPAEVIAQVVYAAATDPQDQLRYPAGPDAVAAYAQRQAAGPEVFRQGVAAQFGLPKPAIQPAT; encoded by the coding sequence ATGCCTACCATCTTCATTACTGGCGCTTCGTCCGGCCTCGGGAAAGCCACAGCCAAACTTTTTGCCGCCCGGGGCTGGCGCGTCATGGCCACCATGCGCCACCCCGAGTACGAAACCGAGCTTGGGCAGGTGCCGGGCGTGCACCTGCTGCCGCTGGATGTAACCGACCCGACTCAGATCGAGCAGACGGTGCAACGCGCTATTGCGCTGCACCCTGTCGACGTGGTATTCAACAATGCTGGCTACGGCCTTATCGGCGCGCTGGAAGCCGTGTCGGATGAGCAGATTACGCAGTTGCTTACTACCAATCTGCTCGGCGTCATTCGGGTCACGAAGGCGTTTCTGCCCCATTTGCGGGCCAAGCGGTCTGGCCTTATTTTGAGCACGACGTCCATGGGCGGCTTCCTCACCTTTCCACTCTACTCAATTTACCACGCCGCCAAGTGGGCCGTGGAGGGCTGGAGTGAGAGCATGTCGTTCGAGTTGGCCCTGCATAACATCCGCATCAAAACGATTTCACCCGGCGGTACCGCCACTGACTTCACGGGCCGCTCGCTGCAGGTAGCTGAGCATGAGGCCTACAGTGGCTTATTTCAGCAGCTGTTGGCCGGGCAGGAAGGCGTCCAGTTTGCGCCCGCTGAGGTTATTGCCCAGGTGGTGTATGCGGCGGCGACTGATCCACAAGATCAACTTCGCTACCCGGCCGGCCCCGATGCCGTAGCCGCTTACGCCCAGCGGCAAGCAGCTGGCCCTGAAGTTTTCCGTCAAGGGGTGGCCGCTCAATTTGGGTTGCCCAAGCCAGCAATTCAACCAGCCACTTAG
- a CDS encoding helix-turn-helix domain-containing protein encodes MSPRESLSQFHQHYLQEHLPQVPQPFNVYPIATGVSQPSLPYGRRDFYQISLYTGGTTQLQYAGHSLRIESPALLLYNPLAPYACTPIEPLHGYCCLFTTEFLSTPGQGVPWADSPLFQLGTSPVFLLTDEQCAFLTQLFQQMLAEVNSSYRYKFDLLRTHVHLLLHEALRMQPDVPQLADPSAASRLATQFLQALETQFPVTSPARPLPLHTAEAFAQHLGVHVNYLSRVLRDVTGRPTSAHLAARITQEAKRLLQHADWPIADVAEALGFADPTYFNHFFRKHAGTSPNAFRRAEASGRLVR; translated from the coding sequence ATGTCGCCTCGCGAATCCCTCAGCCAGTTTCACCAGCACTACTTGCAGGAGCATCTGCCGCAAGTGCCGCAGCCGTTCAACGTCTATCCTATTGCCACTGGGGTCAGTCAGCCGAGCCTGCCCTACGGCCGCCGCGATTTTTACCAAATTAGCCTCTACACGGGCGGCACCACGCAGCTGCAATACGCCGGGCACTCACTGCGGATTGAGAGTCCCGCGCTGCTGCTCTATAATCCGCTCGCCCCCTATGCCTGCACGCCTATCGAGCCGCTGCACGGGTATTGCTGTCTGTTTACCACCGAGTTTCTGTCCACGCCGGGGCAGGGGGTGCCGTGGGCAGATTCACCCTTGTTTCAGCTGGGTACCAGTCCCGTATTTCTGCTCACCGACGAGCAATGCGCGTTCCTGACCCAACTTTTCCAGCAGATGTTGGCCGAGGTCAATTCCTCGTACCGCTATAAGTTCGACCTACTGCGCACGCACGTGCACTTGCTGCTGCACGAAGCCCTGCGCATGCAACCCGACGTGCCGCAGCTGGCCGACCCGAGTGCGGCCAGCCGACTAGCCACCCAGTTTTTGCAGGCGTTGGAAACACAGTTTCCCGTCACGTCACCCGCCCGGCCCCTGCCGTTGCACACAGCGGAGGCCTTTGCCCAGCACCTGGGCGTACACGTCAACTACCTGAGCCGGGTGCTGCGCGACGTAACGGGGCGACCGACCAGCGCGCACCTGGCGGCGCGTATTACGCAGGAGGCTAAGCGCTTGCTGCAGCATGCCGACTGGCCCATTGCCGACGTAGCCGAGGCGCTAGGCTTTGCCGACCCCACGTACTTCAACCACTTTTTTCGCAAGCACGCCGGCACGTCGCCCAACGCATTCCGGCGGGCCGAGGCATCCGGGCGGCTGGTCCGCTAA